In a single window of the Micrococcaceae bacterium Sec5.7 genome:
- a CDS encoding acyl-CoA dehydrogenase → MTEVVDRPAGDATRPAAAAVPAHGRPADGQPAVDVAALGEQLLGKWAHIRKQARGLAARPEMHKTEGLTHTEHRKRAFGQLKYLVDNDAVHRAFPSALGGSDDHGGNVAGFEELVTADPSLQIKAGVQWGLFGSAVMHLGTDEHHTRWLPGIMSLEIPGCFAMTETGHGSDVASIATTATYDAATQEFVVHTPFRAAWKDYIGNAAIDGLGAVVFAQLVTKNVNHGVHAFYMDLRDPLTKEFLPGIGGEDDGIKGGLNGIDNGRLHFNNVRIPRTNLLNRYGNVDPGGSYTSPIASPGRRFFTMLGTLVQGRVSLDGAAVAASKIALKTAIQYATERRQFNASSLTEEEVLLDYQRHQRRLFTRLATTYAASFAHEQLLQKFDDVFSGAHDTDEDRQDLETLAAALKPLSTWHALDTLQECREACGGAGFLIENRFASLRADLDVYVTFEGDNTILLQLVAKRLLADYAKEFRSVNFGVLARYVVGQAADVAIHRTGLRQVAQFVADTGSVQKSALALRDEEGQRTLLTDRVQSMVAEVGAALKGTNKLPQHQGAAIFNQHQDDLIEAAQAHAELLQWEAFTEALGNVTDPGTKKVLTWLRDLFGLSLIEKNLSWYLMNGRLSMQRGRTVGDYINRLLVKIRPHAVDLVDAFGYGPEHLRASIATGVEKVRQDEAREFFRAQRASGRAPVEEKVILARKKIEAGVAKR, encoded by the coding sequence GCACGCCCGGAAATGCACAAGACCGAAGGACTGACCCACACCGAACACCGCAAGCGTGCGTTCGGTCAGCTGAAGTATCTGGTGGACAACGACGCCGTCCACCGCGCGTTCCCGTCCGCACTCGGCGGCTCGGATGACCACGGCGGAAACGTGGCCGGCTTCGAGGAACTGGTCACTGCCGATCCGTCCCTGCAGATCAAGGCCGGCGTGCAGTGGGGTCTCTTTGGCTCCGCAGTGATGCACCTGGGCACCGATGAGCACCACACCAGGTGGCTGCCGGGCATCATGAGCCTGGAGATTCCTGGTTGCTTCGCCATGACCGAGACCGGCCACGGCTCGGACGTTGCCAGCATTGCCACCACCGCCACCTACGACGCCGCAACGCAGGAATTCGTGGTGCACACACCCTTCCGTGCAGCCTGGAAAGATTACATCGGCAACGCCGCCATTGACGGACTCGGGGCCGTGGTCTTCGCCCAGCTGGTCACCAAGAACGTCAACCACGGGGTGCACGCGTTCTACATGGACCTGCGTGATCCCCTGACCAAGGAATTCCTGCCGGGTATCGGCGGCGAGGACGACGGCATCAAGGGCGGCCTTAACGGAATAGACAACGGCCGGCTGCACTTCAACAACGTCCGGATCCCCCGCACCAATCTGCTGAACCGATATGGCAACGTAGACCCCGGCGGCTCGTACACCTCACCGATCGCCAGCCCTGGCCGCCGCTTCTTCACCATGCTGGGCACTCTGGTCCAGGGCCGGGTGTCCCTCGACGGCGCTGCTGTTGCCGCTTCCAAGATCGCCCTCAAAACTGCCATCCAGTACGCCACCGAGCGCCGTCAGTTCAACGCCTCCTCGCTCACCGAAGAAGAGGTCCTGCTCGACTACCAGCGCCACCAGCGCCGTCTCTTTACCCGGCTGGCAACCACATACGCCGCCAGCTTTGCACACGAGCAGCTGCTGCAGAAGTTCGATGACGTCTTCTCCGGCGCCCACGACACCGATGAAGACCGGCAGGATCTCGAAACACTGGCCGCCGCCCTCAAACCGCTCAGCACGTGGCATGCACTGGACACACTCCAGGAATGCCGCGAGGCCTGCGGCGGCGCCGGCTTCCTGATCGAGAACCGCTTCGCCTCGCTGCGCGCCGACCTGGACGTCTATGTCACCTTCGAAGGTGACAACACGATCCTGCTCCAGCTTGTGGCCAAGCGGCTGCTCGCGGACTATGCCAAGGAATTCCGCAGTGTCAATTTCGGTGTGCTGGCGAGGTATGTGGTGGGCCAGGCAGCTGACGTTGCCATCCACCGCACTGGCCTGCGGCAAGTGGCCCAGTTCGTGGCCGATACCGGTTCGGTCCAAAAGTCCGCTTTGGCTCTTCGGGACGAGGAAGGACAGCGCACGTTGCTGACGGACCGCGTCCAGTCCATGGTGGCTGAGGTAGGCGCTGCCCTCAAGGGCACCAACAAACTGCCCCAGCACCAGGGCGCAGCCATATTCAACCAGCATCAGGATGACCTGATCGAAGCGGCCCAGGCACACGCCGAACTGCTGCAGTGGGAAGCCTTCACCGAAGCCCTCGGCAATGTCACCGATCCGGGCACCAAGAAGGTGCTGACGTGGCTCCGCGATCTCTTCGGCCTCTCGCTGATCGAGAAGAACCTGTCCTGGTACCTCATGAACGGCCGCCTCTCCATGCAGCGCGGACGCACTGTGGGCGACTACATCAACCGGCTTCTGGTCAAGATCCGCCCGCATGCAGTGGATCTGGTGGATGCCTTCGGCTACGGCCCCGAGCACCTCCGCGCCTCCATCGCCACCGGCGTTGAAAAGGTCCGTCAGGACGAAGCCCGTGAGTTCTTCCGCGCGCAGCGTGCCAGCGGCCGGGCTCCGGTGGAAGAAAAAGTGATCCTGGCCCGCAAGAAGATTGAAGCCGGCGTCGCCAAGCGCTGA